agagaacgagcgagagagagagagagagagagagagagagagagagagagagagagagagagagagagagagagagagagaagagagagagagagagagagagagagagagagagagagagagagagagagagagagagagagagagagagagagagaggaagagagagagagagagagagagagagagagagagagagagagagagagagagagagagagagggaagagagagagagagagagagagagagagagagagagagagagagagagagagagagagagagagagagagagagagagagagagagaggggggggggggggagagagagagagagagagggaggaagagggaaacaatAGCACTTTAACAGATACAAGCACCATTCATTCCAATGATAATTCGGCAGCTCACAGTAGGATGCAGGATTACAGTATTTAGGAGTATAAGATTGCATCATATGAAACGACAACCCCTTTTCTCTATATTTGTCAGTATGTAAAGCGAACAGGTCAACGCCAAGGATACtcggaagaggaataagaaatttaagaagagaacgaggataaaggagaaggaaacgatggcgaatagaaggagagagaagaatgttatcaataatgaacGAAGTgtaaagaaactgaaagaaaatgaaatcggctccctcccccccaaaaaaaaaaatctatgccgAACGTGATAAGAGCCAGATAAAGAGGGATAAAAGCATCCTCTGGAGACGCGACATCTGCAGCATCCCCCTCGCATTCAGCAGGAGGCGAAACTGCTTTCGTTGGCCCTGCTGGGAGATCTCGCGACGAGATTTCTGCTGCTTCTTAACCTCTGATCTGCTGTTATATTGCGTGGTGTCTGCGGAACGAGATTTTCACGCGACGGAGAAACTATCGTCATCTGGCATCGCGTGCGGGAGAGGCAAGGCTCTGTTATAGTATCATTCAACAGCAAATccttacttaatatatatattcctataattCTGTTGAGTCAGCTTttcttaggggggaggggggggggaggggcctaaGCATCGGTCGGATATCCCGAAATTTTATTAGCTTTGCATTCAAACATGGATAGGAAATGACCTTTATCAAAGAGAATTGCATGGTTATTCTTCTACATTATTGCGGCTTTATCAGCGGCAATAAATCTGTTTATTagcacacacaccttttttttattctagtttGTCGgctcttcccctccctgcccatcTCTTTAGGTGCGTGTCCAAATCCAGCGATTtaacttttatatttcatttagccTCGGAATTCCATGAAATCGCATGCCGATTTACATGCATCAATAATCGTAAAGCTCACCCAATCGCCGGCACTCTCTTATTTGAAGAGAATAAATATGCTGGATAATGCAATTTGATCAGGGGACCCGGCCGGCCTGCCCTCATATGTAAATCCGAGTACCTGCCAATAAGCCCCTGGTACTCTAGCCGCCCCCCCGGGTCCTCTCAGGGGCGAGGCGAGCGCCCGCGCCCTCCGCCCGCGCCCTCCGCCCGCGCCGCCGTCAGATCTTGTGCCTTCTGTGTGGcagctctcttcctcttctcttcctccttgcctcttcttctttttctccacctccttttcttctcctcctccttgttgcttcttctattatcattctcccattctcatcttcttttctcatcccccttgtctcttcttttctctttctccctttctctacttcgctcttactctgtttctttttgttttccttttcccctttgtctcttcttttctgattctccttttttcaatttctacatcctccctcccccttttcattccttccatgtctcggtctctcctcttccatttctcgtttacttctttctttcattgcctcctcaccaaaagagaggaaaaaggaacaaGATGGTCCTTTTACCCCTTTTactttcttcgtctgtttttttgtttttttttcttctttttttcaaccaatcggcttctccccttcctttcatccccatcttttctctctctcgtgttttcttctcttctttccatttacACCATTCgttcatctttcattttctttctctctctcccttctccttccttttcttccctcccaaccccttccctactcctttcCCGTCGCCCACTCCCatcactcctccttccccatcactctcccttctcccatttctccttccttgtctcttactcccattcctcgtcttcctcccgagtcccccttcctttgcctctcccgcccccttccccctccccgacccccccgGCCCACCCTCCGGAGGTCATCGCGGGTCGCCGTCCCCTTCAGCGCCGTGTGTGGTCTCGATCCGGGGTTTCCGGGTCACGTTTCCCGACGGACTCtgaggctgagggagaggagCCGCCCTAAGGGACCGACGGCGAGCTCTTCAGGGAGGTGGTAAGCTtcccgaggaggagagagaggcgcccCGGGTTAAGTGGgaggcgttctctctctctctctctctctctctctctctctctctctctctctctctctctctctctctctctctctctctctctcttctctctctctctctctctctcctctttctttctgcgtgtgcgtgtgcgtgcgtgtgtgtgtctgtacgtgttaCCCGATACGAGTTCCTGAAGTTCAGATGCAGCACAATTTTTTGTCACCCTGGCGTTGGCCGACCTGCAGACGAGGCGAATATTTTTGCGTGTTGTTGCGTTATAACGATAAGGTTNNNNNNNNNNNNNNNNNNNNNNNNNNNNNNNNNNNNNNNNNNNNNNNNNNNNNNNNNNNNNNNNNNNNNNNNNNNNNNNNNNNNNNNNNNNNNNNNNNNNTCACAGCCTGCAAGGGTCGTGTGCCTCCCCCTTTTAAacaatgctttctctctcttttttttctctctttctctgccctgtctgtctgtctttttctctgttcctctctcctttatcatctactatctatttatctctctatctctctatctatatatctatctatctcctctgtaATGTTGTTCGCtcgctccctcattctctcttaatccctccttcggtaatctctttttctctctttctccctctttccctcatctcattctttctattctccagtgaagaaagaagagataaaacagGTAATGAATTAGGAGTTTAGTTATGCGACTGGATCCCCAACTCTCCTCGTGACGCGGTTCTGAGGCCGAGGACAAGAGCGTCCTTGACCGTGGGGCTGCGGCCTGTTTGCGCCTTCGGACTTTTtatgggcggcgcgggcggcggggAGGACAGGGCCTTCGtgggcgggagaggagggagggattgagaagtgggaggtgggagagggagggagggggggagagaggaagagagaggggaagaagactgAGAAAgtgtgaagaggaagggaaggagggagtgaaagtgtgtagattagggagggagggaggagcgaaggacagggaatggagggaaggcgggaggaagggggggtgggaagaaaattgggaaaggggggtgggatgggcaaagggagagagaagtgagagggggtgagatgtgatgtagggaggaaagggtgggggagtgtGGGAAGGGATGGAGCAAGGTAGTTCGAAACAGGCAGCCCCACTCCGTATTGagaaaaatcctagttggcaaccttCGAGGTAAGCCCTGCCTCTTTGCCTTTATTTATAGCAAATATCAATCAAGTCATCgcatttagccaatgagagtgcgctgTGAGATATCATACATAAGCTAGATGCATAATTAATTGCATAATTTTCTCGATATGGTTGTAATTactacaagtaaaacaaaaaaaattttctctcgtttatgataatgaaatgttcCTTTCTAGTCAAAATACTATTGGGAAAAATTagatttcatttttgggttcaacCGGCAaagtggaagtggagctacctggtcaTCTGTACcttgagatggagaaagaaagaagggaagaagtgagtGGATCGTGGAAAGGGGCGGAGAAAAGCGAAGGGGGAGTAGAGGGACGTGagggagagacatggagagattGGAAAAGCGAGTGAcggtgggagagaggagcgaggctgAGAATTAAAGGCGCGGGTCGTCATCACTTTTTGTTTGACTACCTTGGAAAACAGCAAGTGagagtgtgggcccgggagggagaaagagacccaGAAGAGAGACAGGCTCCTACGGACGTCACTAGCTGTCAGGGAAAGTGAGGGCCCAGAAAATGGGGAGACGGAAATTCTGTGTGCGCATGCGCTGTGCTTCTCTtcgccaccccctctccttccctacctcctgccGTGTCAGGTTGTAggtcctcctcaccccccactccctcgAGCCTGCTGAGTTAGCTTTCGTCGATTCGAATGcctccatagatagatagatagagagagaggggtagataaacagatagacaggtacatatatatttatatatagatagatagaaagaaagatagatagatagataaagagagagagagagagagagagagaaagagagagagagagagagagagagagagagagagagattgcacgtgtgtgtgattatttgcgTGTTTCCTAGATTTTAGTTTTGAAATTTGTCTGTAACTAGTTTATCTCTCAGTACCGATTCCCTTTgtatttcatctctctcatctctcccccccccccccccctctctctctctcttttcaaaccTCGTATATATTTTCGCTGTCAAAACCTGAAGATCGGGACCAACCCTGAGCTGAAGCCGAGAGCCAATTGTAATCAACTATTCAGGTTTTCCGGTTTAGTGAGCAATTTTCTTTAATTAAGACGAAAATATTCCGTCTTATTGCTCCTGATCTGCTTCGTTAACGCTGTATTTCCCATGAATAATAATGTTTCCttaaaaatgagacaaagagaagcaaaaaattggaaggaagaaagaaaaagctttAAATTCATAACGAGAATCTGGTACGTTTTATTACAAGTGATTATTATGTATTATCTTATATATCAACGGTGATATTACATATCATTATGACAGTTTATTACACATTGCACTGAATATTGCGGTCATTTCTACTTTCAACAAAGCTTCTTTAAGAATGATATGCAAATACGGTAGTGTTTTTGCTTGAATAATTCcttgttgtgtttatttgtcaTGACTGGCGAGTTTTATCCCGATCAAAAAGGGCGAATAAAACCTCATTCATCTTTTATGTCCTGATAATTGCAAATTGCGAAACATCCCTTTCAGATTCCATGCTAGAATTTTTGCGACGAATACCAACTCTTTGTAATTATTTCAGCAATCTTGTGCAATTACGTTTCATTTCTTTCCGCTCTAAGGGAGTCATCTCTCTTCCCACCGCCGAAAAATTTGTCAGAAAATTAGTTCCGAGCCAGAACCTAATTACGGCGCAGCCACATAACTCATCCGCGGCCGAGAGGAGCCCCGCGCTCAGTGCGGACGCCGCCGCCTGTGCGCTGCGGCAGAGGCGGGGATCGTGTGCATCTCCGCCTCGCCCGACGTCGTATATCATACTTCCggacgcatatatacacataataacttatatgcagacaaagacacacacacacacacacacacacacacacacacacacatggcctcTGCGCGCGGAACGAGCATTTCGTTAGCGCCAGGCCTCGCGGCGACGACTCGGCGAGTGTGAATTGCGCGGCGGCGTAATTGTGTTATATGCATCTCGTTGGCCGGGTGATTTACGTCGGCCGAACCCCCGTCATTGCGCGTCATAAAAGCGGCTTTAATGCGCTCTATGGTTCATTTGCAGTAGTAAGTGTCCCGTACGGCGGGCTGACGAGAGATTTAGGAGCGCTGCGAGTGACCGGCGgggatggcgtgtgtgtgtgtgtgcgtgtgtgtgtctacatataagtAATTCTTTGAATTATACCTTTATCTAACTTTACCTATTctttgtgtatggatatatgcgaccggaaatacaaagagaaaaaaagagagagaaaagaatctcTAGAAAAGAGtatctatatgcgtgtatatgtaaatctagTAAGTCTACATATAAGAATGTGTGTTTATCGACACCAGCACTCAGACGAGGAAAATTAAGTGAACTCTCGCAACGCCTCGTCAGGTAATTATCTTCCCTCTGACGAAATCCTCACGTGAATACTCGAGAAGTCGCTGGAGAAATGTTGGGACCTTTAAGGCCTTCGCCTCGTGTGTGCGAAGAAATGTTGGGACCTTTAAGGCCTTCGCCTCGTGTGTGCGAAGAAATGTTGGGACCTTTAAGGCCTTCGCCTCGTGTGTGCGAAGAAATGTTGGGACCTTTAAGGCCTTCGCCTCGTGTGTGCGAAGAAATGTTGGGACCTTTAAGGCCTTCGCCTCGTGTGTGCGAAGAAATGTTGGGACCTTTAAGGCCTTCGCCTCGTGTGTGCGAAGAAATGTTGGGACCTTTAAGGCCTTCGCCTCGTGTGTGCGAAGAAATGTTGGGACCTTTAAGGCCTTCGCCTCGTGTGTGCGAAGAAATGTTGGGACCTTTAAGGCCTTCGCCTCGTGTGTGCGAAGAAATGTTGGGACCTTTAAGGCCTTCGCCTCGTGTGTGCGAAGAAATGTTGGGACCTTTAAGGCCTTCGCCTCGTGTGTGCGAAGAAATGTTGGGACCTTTAAGGCCTTCGCCTCGTGTGTGCGAAGAAATGTTGGGACCTTTAAGGCCTTCGCCTCGTGTGTGCGAAGAAATGTTGGGACCTTTAAGGCCTTCGCCTCGTGTGTGCAAAGAAATGGCCaagtgatggagggagaaaaggcggTCATTTGTTCTTCatagttttcctttcttctttgttttttatatattttgtcattcctttttcctttttcacacacacacacacacacacacacacacacacacacatatatatatatatatatatatatatatatatatatatatatatatatatgtataagtatatataaatacacacacagttccacccttacctgattgcatgcccttcctaatcgaccgcggttcggcgcgcaaacaactgtgccacggcggcgacttgccTTACGCCTCCCGCATTTgccttcttaaggcgatatgtcgttttctcgccgtgggatcgggctcgagccgaccgtcgaagcgcaggcattcttacgactgccgcggcgtacAATTGAACTCGTTCGTGACCATGAGgcttggagtccagtgctctaaccactggaccatagcggcacacacacacacacatgtgtgtgtgtgtgtgtctatatatacatatatatatatatatatatatatatatatatatatatatatatacgagcatacgcacacatgtatgtgcatatgtgtatacatacatatacatatacatatatgtatatgtgtgtgtgtgtgtgtgtgtgtgtgtgtgtgtgtgtgtgtgtgtgtgtgtgtgtgtgtgtgtgtatgtgtatgtgtgtgtacacgcatgcatatatatatgagtgtgtatgtatgtgtgcgtgaatatatatatatatatatatatatatatatatatatgtatatatgtatatatatatatatatatatatatatatatatatatatatatatatgtgtgtgtgtgtgtgtgtgtgtgtgtgtgtgtgtgtgtgtgtgtgtgtgtgtgtgtatgtgtgtgcatatatagatacacacacatatatatatatatatatatatatatatatatatatatatatatatatatatatatatatatacatacacacacacacaaatacactcatacatatgcacgcgcacgcaaacacacacatactcataagtacatacatacacacgcgtgcatgAGTGCACACGCTACGAAAATTTATTCCGCCTGTTCGTTAGCGCCGCCACGCGATCTCATGCAAAGGCAGCCATTCATTAGCCATCAGACTGCCTGTTGTGAGCCATAAAATCCTCGTCTTGCTTCCACTCGCACAGATCATATCTTgtgatattatcgttataaaaaatatattttccctcctctttgaTGCGAAATCGGATCTACGCAATAATACTTTTTTCTAACCAATGAAACCGCAACTAAAAGGAAAATCCATCAACAGAATTATTAACATTTTGGCCGCGAGAGCTCGTCCATATTTCAGAGGCGCCGTATATTATTGGCTGCTCCATTAGCGTGGCGGCCAGCGTAGTCACATGAGCCCTGAGTACCCGTTCCGGAGGCGTTAATGTCAGCATATTTTATCATCTCAGCATCGCacgcctctctgtttgtctttgcgCTGTAGTTTATTTAGAGGCTCATGTCCCGAGCTAGACTTCAGCGACGGAGAAGCCCGAGAGTGATTGAGTTCATTAGCGGGACGAGCTGGCTAATTAAGAACCGCTCGTCGCTAATGAGTTTACATATCAATTGCGCCGAGGCACTGCGCGGGACGGCGAACACCGGAGTCGTGGCGCAATGAGGCGCCTTCGCGGCCCGACGTCACTCTTGCGAGCACTGATGGACGGCCGACACGACGCGCGCGAGGCCGCCCTTTTGTCTTGGCTTCAGAGGACGCTGGCGGGAGGGTTGGTCGCGACCTAAGGCGGCCTCGCTGGAAACGGCGCTCTGGCccatctctgtctgttctctatgtgtctttgtttatgtctgtctgtctcttgctctgtgtgtgtctctgcttatgtctgtctgtctgtctctttctcgctgtatgtctctttttatgtctgtatccctgtctttctctctctctctctctctctctctctctctctctctctctctctctctctctctctctctctctctctctctctctctctctatctatctatctatctctctcgctcgctctctttctctctctctctcaatctctctctctctctctctctctctctctctctctctctctctctctctctctctctctctctctctctctgtctctttctctctctccctctctctcgattcctctctttttctccctcccaatTAACCCCTGGAAGCCAGCTCTCATTTACCAGTTTTTAAAGAATCAATAACGAACGCCTATTTTCTGCGGCGAGACCGAAtgcagacggagagaaaaagtgacCCGGTAAGCGCTCAAAACATTCAACAATTGTGTCTAATGATCCCGCCGCCCGCATGCGGTCCGCTTCATTTGTACTCAACAAGCTGGCTGCCCTAATCTAATTTCGGACGTTCTCCGCCCACAcaccccgcctctctccctctctcgctctctcgctctctctcttctctctctctcttctcNNNNNNNNNNNNNNNNNNNNNNNNNNNNNNNNNNNNNNNNNNNNNNNNNNNNNNNNNNNNNNNNNNNNNNNNNNNNNNNNNNNNNNNNNNNNNNNNNNNNttttctctctcactcttttctctctcctccttctcacttttctctctctcctctcctcgcttctctttcctccttcgttttctctctttcccttttttttttatctctcttttccctcttttttttttgttataaaaaaggataaaaagaaacaaaaaacacacacagacacacacacacacacccccacacacacacacacacagaccacacacacacagcacaccacacacacataccacactatataaaatatatataatataaaataatatatatattaatataatgtgtgtggtttttgtggtgtgtgttgtgtgtgtgtgtgtatttgttttaaatttccctgtatttatatcttatatatttctatatattcgcTAGGTAGCTAGTggctaataattttaatatatataaattttaatatattttaatatatatgttgtatataaaatatatagatagatagagatagataaatatcgaaatagatatataaaaatttataacatacgatataatataaatatatatatatataaaatatatattttataatttttatataagggaacacacacatatgaatgtgtgtgtggggtgtgtggactgcgttttttttctgttgtactgtgtattgtgtgtgagtattatatatTCTAATTGAAGCGAAAGGTGTCCCCAAATGTTTTTATCCCATCTCACATTTCTCTGCTCTGATACTAAGGCAtttttcgaagaaaaaaaaatgataccagGGCTTTCGCTCGgccacaaaaaaaatacaggcacACCAGGCATTTTCTACTAAAACCGATCATAGACCAAGAGATAATTTGTTCAATGACCTATAATCAACAGTAGAATGAAATGCTGTGTACACGACCTATGGCTTAAAGCTCGTAGGAACTCTATACTGCTGCTATGGGTTTTACGAATGTTGTTATAATTAGCGGGCAAGGCGAGCCAAGCCTCTAGTTAACCAGGGTGAATTTCATTGCCCCATGGGTGACCGTCATGAcggaatacgcacacacacacacaaacacgcatacgcacacacacaaacacacacacacacacacacacacacacacacacacacacacacacacacacacacacacacacacatatatatatgtatgtatgtgtgtatatgtatatgtatatatatatacatatgcatatatatatatatatatatatatatatatatatatatatatatatatatatatatgaaccgcgttcatgatcgaatgtatacaaggtatgaatgagaatgaatatcttcacaatacaagatatgtatttgaccggtttcgactttgtcttcgttcagaaatacatgtatttctgacgaagacaaagtcgaaaccatcAAATAATTAtcttgtattctgaagatatttattctcattcatgtatttctgacgaagacaaagtcgaaaccggtcaaatacatctcttgtattgtgaagatattcattctcatttatatattttatacatatatatatatatatatatatatatatatatatatatatatatatatatatatatacatatatacacacatatatatataaatatatatatatatatatatatatatatatatatatatatatatatatatatatatatgtgtatatatatgtgcatgtatatgtgtgtatatatatatatatatatatatatatatatatatatatatatatatatagatatatatatatatatatatatatatatatatatatgtatatatattatatacgtatatatctatgtatatgtatatatattgtgccaGTGGCGCATTTCTTCCTGCTTTTCAAATCCTACACTTTTTCATATTGATAAGAAAACAGACATGAAGATTAagatctttctccttctctctctctctctctctctctctctctctctctctctctctctctctctttctctctctctttctctctctctttttctcctcctctctctctctctctttctctttctcttactctctctctctctctctttatatatatatatatatatatatatatatatatatatatatatatatatgtatatatatatatataaatataaatatatttttatatatacacactatatacatagatacacacacaaacacacacacacacacacacacacacatatatatatatatata
The sequence above is drawn from the Penaeus chinensis breed Huanghai No. 1 chromosome 33, ASM1920278v2, whole genome shotgun sequence genome and encodes:
- the LOC125043128 gene encoding hemogen-like; translation: MLGPLRPSPRVCEEMLGPLRPSPRVCEEMLGPLRPSPRVCEEMLGPLRPSPRVCEEMLGPLRPSPRVCEEMLGPLRPSPRVCEEMLGPLRPSPRVCEEMLGPLRPSPRVCEEMLGPLRPSPRVCEEMLGPLRPSPRVCEEMLGPLRPSPRVCEEMLGPLRPSPRVCEEMLGPLRPSPRVCEEMLGPLRPSPRVCKEMAK